One genomic region from Lineus longissimus chromosome 6, tnLinLong1.2, whole genome shotgun sequence encodes:
- the LOC135489722 gene encoding putative aminopeptidase W07G4.4 isoform X1: MADVRLPCPVVPSLDVRDCQFDSVVVVTDSTAKLTGDLECLRAPLEKYATIDSAFEKDVVVMEVPFLPGKRLIFSPTGPLNRDCDDVRRFADAAENGIKRAVSAGSRSPLLVRPIDDSFPEAGKVTTLGALQALYVPLEIREDPNIPGRRFKVDKLGVWCNDERKLLNALNILKAIEMGRSVTRDIGGSDPERMAPPHVAEYVEDVFAGTCIKVIVVSDLATLTREYPLLAAVNRAAHLVERHQARLIFLEYTGEGTIDKTLLFVGKGICYDTGGADIKAGGHMAGMHRDKCGAATVAGIFQTLSVLKPKGLKAVAAMCMVRNSVGSQCYVADEIITSRAKVRVRVGNTDAEGRMVMSDLLCFMKEQALKEVNPHIFTIATLTGHAIRAMGPHYSIIMDNGPARREKTSQNMQESGDRLGDPFEISNIRREDYEFHKGKSEYEDVLQCNNSPSTMTDRGHQSPSAFMIMASGMDKHGIDSKHPIPYSHLDIAGSSGPFPGVPTGCPIPAIINYYVLPRL, from the exons atggcggatgtcAG ACTTCCTTGCCCCGTGGTGCCCAGTCTTGATGTCAGAGACTGCCAGTTTGACTCTGTCGTGGTGGTGACTGATTCAACAGCGAAACTAACTGGAGACTTGGAATGTCTGAGGGCTCCTCTTGAGAAGTATGCAACG ATTGACAGTGCATTCGAGAAGGATGTTGTTGTGATGGAGGTTCCATTTTTGCCAGGAAAGCGACTG aTATTTTCTCCCACTGGCCCACTGAATCGTGACTGTGATGATGTGCGAAGATTTGCTGATGCAGCAGAAAATGGAATTAAGAG GGCAGTCAGTGCTGGTTCGAGATCACCACTCCTGGTCCGTCCCATTGACGATTCCTTCCCCGAAGCAGGCAAGGTGACAACTCTTGGTGCTTTACAGGCTCTTTATGTG CCTTTGGAAATCCGAGAAGACCCTAACATTCCAGGCCGACGCTTTAAGGTAGATAAATTGGGTGTGTGGTGTAATGATGAGAGGAAATTATTGAACGCACTGAACATACTCAAGGCCATCGAAATGGGAAG GTCTGTCACCAGAGATATTGGGGGGTCTGACCCAGAGAGAATGGCCCCACCGCATGTCGCAGAATATGTAGAAGATGTATTTGCTGGAACATGCATAAAG GTGATTGTTGTGTCAGATCTTGCCACGCTCACAAGGGAGTATCCTCTCCTTGCAGCTGTCAACAGGGCTGCCCATT TGGTAGAACGGCATCAAGCTCGCCTGATATTCCTCGAGTATACCGGAGAGGGCACCATTGATAAGACACTGTTATTTGTTGGAAAG GGTATCTGTTACGACACTGGTGGTGCTGATATCAAGGCTGGTGGACACATGGCAGGCATGCATCGGGACAAGTGTGGTGCGGCTACTGTTGCAGGAATATTCCAG ACACTCTCCGTTCTGAAACCAAAAGGCTTGAAAGCTGTGGCAGCAATGTGTATGGTTAGGAACAGTGTTGGTTCTC AATGTTACGTGGCTGATGAGATCATCACATCGAGAGCGAAGGTTCGCGTAAGGGTCGGAAATACAGATGCTGAGGgcagaatggtcatgtcagatcTGCTGTGCTTCATGAAGGAACAGGCTCTGAAAGAAGTCAACCCTCACATATTCACCATTGCGACCTTGACCGGACATGCAATTAGGGCAATGGGCCCACACTATTCG ATTATCATGGATAATGGCCCAGCCCGTCGGGAGAAAACCTCACAAAATATGCAAGAATCCGGTGATAGACTCGGCGATCCTTTTGAAATATCCAACATCAGGAGGGAG GACTATGAATTCCATAAAGGTAAATCAGAATACGAGGATGTACTGCAATGCAACAATAGCCCATCCACGATGACAGATCGAGGACATCAGTCACCGTCAGCATTCATGATCATGGCTTCAGGGATGGACAAG
- the LOC135489722 gene encoding putative aminopeptidase W07G4.4 isoform X2 — protein MSSRLPCPVVPSLDVRDCQFDSVVVVTDSTAKLTGDLECLRAPLEKYATIDSAFEKDVVVMEVPFLPGKRLIFSPTGPLNRDCDDVRRFADAAENGIKRAVSAGSRSPLLVRPIDDSFPEAGKVTTLGALQALYVPLEIREDPNIPGRRFKVDKLGVWCNDERKLLNALNILKAIEMGRSVTRDIGGSDPERMAPPHVAEYVEDVFAGTCIKVIVVSDLATLTREYPLLAAVNRAAHLVERHQARLIFLEYTGEGTIDKTLLFVGKGICYDTGGADIKAGGHMAGMHRDKCGAATVAGIFQTLSVLKPKGLKAVAAMCMVRNSVGSQCYVADEIITSRAKVRVRVGNTDAEGRMVMSDLLCFMKEQALKEVNPHIFTIATLTGHAIRAMGPHYSIIMDNGPARREKTSQNMQESGDRLGDPFEISNIRREDYEFHKGKSEYEDVLQCNNSPSTMTDRGHQSPSAFMIMASGMDKHGIDSKHPIPYSHLDIAGSSGPFPGVPTGCPIPAIINYYVLPRL, from the exons ATGTCAAGCAG ACTTCCTTGCCCCGTGGTGCCCAGTCTTGATGTCAGAGACTGCCAGTTTGACTCTGTCGTGGTGGTGACTGATTCAACAGCGAAACTAACTGGAGACTTGGAATGTCTGAGGGCTCCTCTTGAGAAGTATGCAACG ATTGACAGTGCATTCGAGAAGGATGTTGTTGTGATGGAGGTTCCATTTTTGCCAGGAAAGCGACTG aTATTTTCTCCCACTGGCCCACTGAATCGTGACTGTGATGATGTGCGAAGATTTGCTGATGCAGCAGAAAATGGAATTAAGAG GGCAGTCAGTGCTGGTTCGAGATCACCACTCCTGGTCCGTCCCATTGACGATTCCTTCCCCGAAGCAGGCAAGGTGACAACTCTTGGTGCTTTACAGGCTCTTTATGTG CCTTTGGAAATCCGAGAAGACCCTAACATTCCAGGCCGACGCTTTAAGGTAGATAAATTGGGTGTGTGGTGTAATGATGAGAGGAAATTATTGAACGCACTGAACATACTCAAGGCCATCGAAATGGGAAG GTCTGTCACCAGAGATATTGGGGGGTCTGACCCAGAGAGAATGGCCCCACCGCATGTCGCAGAATATGTAGAAGATGTATTTGCTGGAACATGCATAAAG GTGATTGTTGTGTCAGATCTTGCCACGCTCACAAGGGAGTATCCTCTCCTTGCAGCTGTCAACAGGGCTGCCCATT TGGTAGAACGGCATCAAGCTCGCCTGATATTCCTCGAGTATACCGGAGAGGGCACCATTGATAAGACACTGTTATTTGTTGGAAAG GGTATCTGTTACGACACTGGTGGTGCTGATATCAAGGCTGGTGGACACATGGCAGGCATGCATCGGGACAAGTGTGGTGCGGCTACTGTTGCAGGAATATTCCAG ACACTCTCCGTTCTGAAACCAAAAGGCTTGAAAGCTGTGGCAGCAATGTGTATGGTTAGGAACAGTGTTGGTTCTC AATGTTACGTGGCTGATGAGATCATCACATCGAGAGCGAAGGTTCGCGTAAGGGTCGGAAATACAGATGCTGAGGgcagaatggtcatgtcagatcTGCTGTGCTTCATGAAGGAACAGGCTCTGAAAGAAGTCAACCCTCACATATTCACCATTGCGACCTTGACCGGACATGCAATTAGGGCAATGGGCCCACACTATTCG ATTATCATGGATAATGGCCCAGCCCGTCGGGAGAAAACCTCACAAAATATGCAAGAATCCGGTGATAGACTCGGCGATCCTTTTGAAATATCCAACATCAGGAGGGAG GACTATGAATTCCATAAAGGTAAATCAGAATACGAGGATGTACTGCAATGCAACAATAGCCCATCCACGATGACAGATCGAGGACATCAGTCACCGTCAGCATTCATGATCATGGCTTCAGGGATGGACAAG